In Littorina saxatilis isolate snail1 linkage group LG8, US_GU_Lsax_2.0, whole genome shotgun sequence, a single genomic region encodes these proteins:
- the LOC138973792 gene encoding uncharacterized protein, with product MMMLIVILLLATTFAFSGGALQIDGCTDGWLDVEEGVTTHINCSGLVEAGTRNVTWSINSYGHNWQIATCATSPCRSSHPDFQRVIMDDDNTTQLVTKEIDRDKHDNKTVKCVAGSMGATCSLNVISRAELSDCRVDIDTDSTVRGSCRFNKAYSSRTKGISCKWYRKYKGATSFLTDAIVTEQLTTLGNKTYYNGTCSFSVNVSRTETGTHTFYIDVMPGPGKTETGQIEITALFPTSVVVVILVVLVILATTTFTLIGILCRQRRQSRKESPQVADVKTAEYEEPVPVPASHNAGRAQEIPGSPQNAALESDDYEDAEAVSGFAAPAQGRGDYYSSLQMSNVRLRSDYSELGCQHDTA from the exons ATGATGATGCTGATTGTTATCCTGCTTCTGGCAACCACGTTTGCATTTTCGGGAG GAGCGCTGCAAATAGATGGCTGTACAGACGGCTGGTTAGACGTCGAAGAGGGTGTTACCACCCACATCAACTGCAGCGGTCTTGTGGAAGCCGGTACCAGGAATGTGACATGGTCAATAAACAGCTATGGTCATAACTGGCAGATAGCAACCTGCGCAACTTCCCCATGTAGGTCATCTCATCCAGACTTCCAGCGAGTGATAATGGACGATGACAACACCACGCAGCTAGTGACTAAAGAAATTGACCGAGACAAGCACGACAACAAAACAGTGAAATGTGTTGCTGGGAGTATGGGTGCAACCTGCTCTTTAAATGTGATAA GTCGTGCCGAGCTGTCAGACTGCAGAGTGGACATTGACACAGACTCGACAGTCCGGGGCAGCTGTCGGTTCAACAAGGCTTACTCCTCTAGGACGAAGGGTATCAGTTGCAAATGGTATCGAAAGTACAAG GGCGCCACATCCTTCCTAACTGACGCAATCGTGACGGAACAGCTGACCACCCTAGGCAATAAGACTTACTACAATGGAACCTGCTCTTTCAGTGTGAATGTATCTCGGACTGAGACCGGAACTCACACATTCTACATTGACGTCATGCCTGGTCCTGGCAAAACTGAGACTGGACAAATTGAAATCA CCGCCTTGTTTCCGACGAGTGTCGTCGTTGTCATACTGGTGGTTCTTGTCATTCTGGCAACCACGACCTTCACCCTGATCGGCATCCTTTGTCGAC aaCGCAGACAAAGCCGAAAAGAGAGTCCACAAGT GGCTGATGTGAAAACAGCTGAATATGAAGAACCTGTGCCTGTTCCTGCATCTCACAATGCAG GACGCGCACAAGAAATACCGGGAAGTCCTCAGAA CGCTGCTTTAGAATCAGACGACTATGAAGACGCAGAGGCTGTGTCTGGGTTTGCCGCCCCAG CACAAGGCAGGGGAGACTACTACAGCAGCCTGCAGATGTCCAATGTTAGATTGAGGTCTGACTATTCCGAGCTTGGCTGCCAGCATGATACAGCATGA